A single genomic interval of Adhaeribacter pallidiroseus harbors:
- a CDS encoding AGE family epimerase/isomerase gives MVTSRINHPVADKLHQYQTEAEAEIRRILNFWVEQAQDERGGFIGQMNSQGQVNPSAPKGSVLNARILWSFSAAYRHTQSEQYRQMADRAFNYLLTYFIDQEFGGTYWQVSAAGKPQNTRKQIYGLAFTIYGLSEYYLATQNNQALKVCQELFQWIEKHSYDQVQGGYLEAFSREGELLEDLRLSEKDRNDPKTMNTHLHILEAYANLYRIWPDKFLKNQLEKLIWVFLNHIIDRETGHLKLFLSTNWASTANLVSYGHDIEASWLLEEAAEVLGNPELLVAVKAVAVQMARATIEGIQPDGSLYHEWNKDTTHYDTHREWWVSAEAMVGFLNAYGITGEEAFLEKSLHSWQFIQKYILDKHYGEWLWGVFDDYTPMMAEDKIGFWKCPYHNTRACLEVVNRCKTLLK, from the coding sequence ATGGTAACTTCCCGGATAAATCATCCAGTAGCTGATAAACTGCACCAGTACCAAACCGAAGCCGAAGCCGAAATCCGGCGAATTTTAAATTTTTGGGTAGAACAGGCCCAGGACGAGCGCGGCGGATTTATTGGGCAAATGAATAGCCAAGGCCAGGTAAACCCCAGCGCCCCCAAAGGCAGCGTTTTAAATGCGCGCATTTTATGGTCTTTTTCGGCGGCTTACCGGCATACGCAAAGCGAGCAGTACCGGCAAATGGCCGACCGGGCTTTTAATTACCTGCTCACTTATTTCATCGATCAGGAGTTTGGCGGTACGTACTGGCAAGTTAGTGCAGCCGGCAAACCCCAAAATACCCGCAAACAAATTTACGGACTAGCCTTTACCATCTACGGTTTAAGTGAATATTACCTGGCCACTCAGAATAACCAAGCTTTAAAAGTGTGTCAGGAACTCTTCCAGTGGATAGAAAAACACAGCTACGATCAAGTCCAGGGTGGGTATTTAGAAGCATTTAGTCGGGAAGGTGAATTATTGGAAGATTTGCGACTCAGCGAGAAAGACCGCAATGACCCGAAAACCATGAATACGCACCTGCATATTCTGGAGGCTTACGCCAATTTATACCGCATCTGGCCGGATAAATTTTTAAAAAATCAACTCGAAAAGTTAATTTGGGTTTTCCTTAACCATATTATCGACCGCGAAACCGGCCATTTAAAACTGTTTTTATCCACTAATTGGGCTTCTACCGCCAACCTGGTTTCTTACGGGCACGATATTGAAGCTTCGTGGCTTTTAGAAGAAGCTGCCGAGGTATTAGGCAATCCAGAATTACTCGTGGCAGTAAAAGCGGTGGCGGTGCAAATGGCCCGGGCTACCATCGAAGGCATTCAACCGGATGGCAGCTTGTACCACGAATGGAATAAAGACACCACCCATTACGACACCCATCGCGAATGGTGGGTAAGCGCCGAAGCCATGGTGGGATTTCTAAATGCTTATGGGATAACCGGCGAAGAAGCTTTCCTGGAAAAATCTTTACATTCCTGGCAGTTTATTCAGAAGTATATTCTGGATAAACACTATGGCGAATGGCTTTGGGGCGTATTCGATGATTATACCCCAATGATGGCCGAAGATAAAATTGGCTTTTGGAAGTGCCCGTACCACAATACGCGGGCTTGTTTAGAAGTAGTTAACCGGTGTAAAACTTTATTAAAGTAA
- a CDS encoding cupin domain-containing protein — MSEKSKEVIFKEIEQQLTEQQFTIDKQDQTRPWGGFFVIKENQAQQFADLYFDGMPIEDLKISGKLSPKILVVAPEMRLSWQYHHRRAEIWKVIQGKVGVITSPTDDEGELKTYAVGGLITLEQGERHRLVGLNDWGVLAEIWQHTDASNPSDEEDIIRVQDDFGR; from the coding sequence ATGTCAGAAAAAAGTAAGGAAGTTATTTTTAAGGAAATTGAACAGCAATTAACGGAGCAACAATTTACCATTGATAAACAAGATCAAACTCGACCCTGGGGCGGTTTTTTTGTGATTAAAGAAAACCAGGCGCAACAATTTGCCGACTTGTATTTTGACGGGATGCCCATCGAAGATTTAAAAATCTCGGGTAAACTAAGCCCTAAAATCTTGGTAGTGGCCCCAGAGATGCGTCTGTCGTGGCAGTATCATCACCGCCGCGCCGAAATCTGGAAAGTGATCCAAGGCAAGGTAGGCGTAATTACCAGTCCCACCGACGACGAAGGGGAACTAAAAACCTACGCAGTAGGCGGCCTGATTACCCTGGAACAAGGCGAACGCCACCGCTTGGTTGGCCTAAATGACTGGGGCGTTTTGGCCGAAATCTGGCAACATACCGACGCCAGCAATCCTTCCGACGAAGAAGACATTATCCGGGTGCAAGATGATTTCGGCCGGTAA
- a CDS encoding glycoside hydrolase family 27 protein: MTPPMGWNSWNKFACNVDENLIKQVADAIVATGMKDAGYTYINIDDCWHGERDSLGFIHPDPKRFPSGMKALADYIHSKGLKMGVYSDAGSQTCGGRPGSRGYEFQDAQMYAKWGVDYLKYDWCNTEGLKAEGAYKTITAALRKAGRPMVLSICEWGNDKPWIWGPTVGHLWRTTGDIYNCFDCINDHGSWKSWGVMQILDKQEGLRQYAGPGHWNDPDMLEVGNGMPEHQDRAHFTMWSMIAAPLIAGNDLRKMSKETMGILTNKEVIAINQDKLGIQGFKYAAKDSVETWLKPLDNDQWAVVFLNRSKTAKPVEFDWQKTPITDDFAKRELNAAKTTYKLRNLWTKKDVGTTKKAFKAAIPKQDVVMLLLSQ; this comes from the coding sequence ATGACGCCACCCATGGGCTGGAACAGCTGGAACAAATTCGCCTGCAACGTCGACGAAAACTTAATTAAACAAGTGGCGGATGCGATAGTAGCTACCGGGATGAAAGACGCGGGTTATACTTACATTAACATTGATGATTGCTGGCACGGCGAACGCGACAGTTTAGGTTTTATTCATCCGGATCCGAAGCGTTTTCCTTCCGGCATGAAAGCCTTAGCGGATTACATTCACTCGAAAGGTTTAAAAATGGGCGTTTATTCCGATGCGGGTTCCCAAACCTGCGGCGGCCGACCGGGTAGCCGGGGCTATGAATTTCAGGATGCTCAAATGTACGCTAAGTGGGGAGTAGATTATTTAAAGTACGACTGGTGTAATACCGAAGGCTTAAAAGCCGAAGGCGCTTACAAAACCATTACCGCTGCTTTACGCAAGGCAGGCCGACCGATGGTACTGAGTATCTGCGAATGGGGCAACGACAAACCCTGGATTTGGGGACCAACCGTGGGGCACTTATGGCGGACTACCGGCGATATCTATAATTGTTTTGATTGCATCAACGATCACGGTTCCTGGAAATCATGGGGTGTTATGCAGATATTGGATAAACAAGAAGGATTGCGCCAGTATGCCGGACCGGGTCATTGGAACGATCCGGATATGTTGGAGGTAGGTAACGGCATGCCCGAGCACCAGGACCGCGCGCACTTTACCATGTGGAGCATGATTGCCGCGCCGCTGATTGCCGGAAATGATCTCCGCAAGATGAGCAAAGAAACAATGGGCATTCTTACGAACAAGGAAGTTATTGCAATTAATCAGGATAAATTAGGCATTCAGGGTTTTAAATATGCCGCTAAAGATAGTGTTGAAACTTGGTTAAAGCCTTTAGATAATGATCAATGGGCAGTTGTGTTCCTGAACCGGAGCAAAACAGCTAAACCAGTGGAATTTGATTGGCAAAAAACTCCCATCACCGACGATTTTGCTAAAAGAGAACTAAATGCGGCTAAAACTACTTACAAGCTCCGTAACTTATGGACGAAGAAGGACGTGGGTACTACGAAAAAAGCATTTAAAGCTGCCATTCCCAAGCAAGATGTAGTGATGCTGTTGCTTTCGCAGTAA
- a CDS encoding glycosyl hydrolase, with amino-acid sequence MQQIYLWIKKSSYYFSGMAALTLSVFLNVSAFAQAPEIKLEAENATLNGVSIANSPEGFSGTGFAWNFDNSADNITFDFNATAGEYDLSIIYYSPYGEKGYGLDVNGVSADKMFSGTGSGFGSVSAGKFTLKNGSNTIKITNGWGYYGIDYIKLVPAGEKPKTIVPLVDGKAEAELADRNGTDVSADPKGYSGTGYVTSFDAATDQVSISFKAPAGLYDLQIGYTSPYGEKGFDFVVNTESGSGMFTPETGFKAVGVGKFLLNEGVNTVTITRGWGYFGIDYIKITPSVPPVPLKPSKQLTNANATQSTRALFSYMTDLYGSKTLSGQYDDVDYVLEKTGKESAIGGFDLIEYSPSRVENGSRPAGTSERYINWAKKGEGKGILSLAWHWNAPTDLINQAPDKLWWSGFYTNATTFDIAAALADKNSERYKLLIRDMDVIAAELKKFQDADVPVLWRPLHEAAGGWFWWGAKGPEPLKELWRIMYNRFTNHHHLNNLIWVYTFTGSADMNWYPGDAYVDMAGIDIYSNDPYASLSGDWENLLNKFNGKKLISLSESGTLPVMNKVRAYGTWWSWFAIWNGDYIKKQPVDVLRAVYHDEDVITRDELPNWRMYGRPTVSVTAPANNAQFLVCETPVLTAQAADKEGKVEQVAFWANGNLLGTDTTPGDGWKLDWKNAPVGTYQIIAEATDNEGNSTPSAPVTITIKPDVVAPVITLKAPKTIIPAEDHLLKTISLSSFIASVTDNCGPAPIVRIQSVSSDEAVTGGGSGNTKTDIIISPDGQSVQVRAERAGTGDGRVYVITVEAIDQAGNIGLATYQVQVPKSASKAAIAGAPVYTVKGNYAKTIASRKETAASLPVTVTPAVKVYPNPAKGNYLTVELFAPEKQEVNLTLRNANSQSAVNSRHQVQAGVNQIQLPLTHVSAGLYILQIQNGQEVISRKVVVSKQ; translated from the coding sequence ATGCAACAAATTTATCTTTGGATAAAAAAAAGCAGCTACTATTTTTCCGGGATGGCTGCTCTTACCTTAAGTGTATTTTTAAATGTATCCGCCTTTGCGCAAGCTCCCGAAATTAAATTAGAAGCCGAAAATGCTACCTTAAACGGGGTGAGTATTGCGAATTCACCGGAGGGCTTTTCCGGTACTGGTTTTGCCTGGAATTTTGATAACAGCGCCGATAATATAACTTTTGACTTTAATGCAACCGCTGGCGAGTACGACCTTTCTATTATCTACTATTCGCCCTACGGCGAAAAAGGCTATGGTCTGGATGTAAATGGCGTTTCTGCTGACAAAATGTTTTCCGGTACCGGAAGTGGTTTTGGTTCTGTTTCGGCCGGTAAGTTTACCTTAAAAAACGGATCAAATACTATTAAAATAACAAACGGCTGGGGGTATTACGGTATTGATTATATTAAACTGGTACCCGCCGGCGAAAAACCAAAAACCATTGTGCCTCTGGTAGATGGCAAAGCCGAGGCCGAATTGGCTGACCGGAACGGAACGGATGTATCTGCCGATCCAAAGGGTTATTCCGGAACGGGTTACGTTACCAGTTTTGATGCAGCTACCGACCAGGTAAGTATTAGTTTTAAAGCGCCGGCTGGTTTATACGACCTGCAAATTGGTTATACGTCTCCGTACGGCGAAAAAGGTTTTGATTTTGTAGTAAACACCGAGAGCGGCAGCGGTATGTTTACGCCGGAAACCGGCTTTAAGGCCGTAGGCGTGGGTAAATTCCTGCTGAACGAAGGCGTAAATACCGTTACCATTACCCGGGGCTGGGGGTATTTTGGCATTGATTATATTAAAATAACGCCTTCTGTTCCGCCCGTGCCGCTTAAACCATCGAAGCAATTAACCAATGCTAACGCTACGCAGTCTACCCGTGCCTTGTTCTCGTACATGACGGATTTATACGGTAGCAAAACATTATCGGGGCAGTACGACGATGTTGATTACGTTTTAGAAAAAACCGGTAAAGAATCAGCTATTGGTGGCTTCGATTTAATAGAATATTCTCCTTCGCGGGTAGAAAATGGCTCCCGGCCAGCCGGAACTTCCGAAAGATATATTAACTGGGCCAAGAAAGGCGAGGGGAAAGGCATTTTATCGCTGGCCTGGCACTGGAACGCCCCCACCGATTTAATTAACCAGGCACCGGATAAGTTATGGTGGTCGGGGTTTTATACCAATGCTACTACGTTTGATATAGCGGCCGCTTTAGCTGATAAAAACAGCGAACGGTATAAATTATTAATCCGCGATATGGATGTAATTGCTGCGGAGCTCAAGAAGTTTCAGGATGCGGATGTGCCAGTATTGTGGCGGCCCTTGCACGAGGCCGCTGGTGGCTGGTTTTGGTGGGGCGCCAAAGGGCCCGAACCTTTAAAAGAACTGTGGCGCATTATGTACAATCGTTTCACCAATCACCATCATCTCAATAATTTAATTTGGGTGTACACTTTTACTGGTTCCGCGGATATGAATTGGTACCCTGGCGATGCTTACGTGGATATGGCGGGCATTGATATTTACTCCAACGACCCGTACGCGAGTTTAAGCGGCGATTGGGAAAATTTATTAAACAAGTTTAACGGCAAGAAACTAATATCTTTATCTGAATCGGGTACGTTGCCGGTAATGAACAAAGTACGGGCTTACGGTACCTGGTGGTCTTGGTTTGCGATCTGGAACGGGGATTATATTAAGAAACAACCCGTAGATGTGCTGCGGGCCGTTTACCACGACGAAGATGTAATAACCCGCGACGAACTGCCGAACTGGAGAATGTACGGCCGGCCAACTGTATCGGTAACGGCTCCGGCGAATAACGCGCAATTCCTGGTTTGCGAAACGCCGGTTCTTACTGCGCAAGCTGCCGATAAAGAAGGAAAAGTAGAACAAGTAGCTTTCTGGGCCAACGGTAATTTATTAGGCACCGATACTACTCCTGGTGATGGCTGGAAGCTGGATTGGAAAAATGCACCGGTAGGTACGTACCAGATTATAGCCGAAGCTACCGATAACGAAGGCAATTCTACTCCATCGGCCCCGGTAACTATTACCATTAAGCCCGATGTGGTCGCTCCGGTTATTACTTTAAAGGCTCCCAAAACAATTATCCCGGCCGAAGATCATTTACTCAAAACCATTAGCCTGAGCAGCTTTATAGCTTCGGTTACCGATAACTGCGGTCCAGCACCAATTGTCCGGATTCAATCGGTAAGCAGCGACGAAGCTGTAACTGGTGGAGGAAGTGGCAATACCAAGACCGATATTATTATTAGCCCGGATGGCCAATCGGTGCAGGTAAGAGCCGAACGGGCGGGTACTGGCGATGGCCGGGTATACGTGATTACCGTGGAAGCGATAGACCAGGCTGGTAATATAGGGCTGGCTACCTACCAGGTACAAGTACCAAAAAGTGCCAGTAAGGCTGCCATCGCGGGCGCTCCGGTATACACGGTTAAAGGTAATTATGCGAAGACCATTGCTTCCCGCAAAGAAACTGCGGCATCTTTGCCAGTTACAGTAACTCCGGCGGTAAAAGTTTACCCGAACCCCGCTAAAGGAAATTACTTAACCGTGGAGTTGTTTGCTCCCGAAAAACAGGAAGTGAACTTAACTTTACGTAACGCCAATTCCCAAAGCGCCGTAAACTCCCGCCATCAGGTACAAGCTGGCGTTAACCAAATTCAATTGCCGCTCACCCATGTGTCAGCTGGATTGTATATTCTGCAAATTCAAAATGGCCAAGAAGTTATATCCAGAAAAGTAGTGGTTTCTAAACAATAG
- the mgrA gene encoding L-glyceraldehyde 3-phosphate reductase — protein sequence MAYTPDSNRYVAMPYRRCGKSGLKLPALSLGLWHNFGHVDVLENSRKIIHTAFDKGVTHFDLANNYGPPPGSAEENFGKILKQDLAPYRDELIISSKAGYTMWDGPYGDWGSKKYLVSSLDQSLQRMGLEYVDIFYHHRPDPETPLEETMGTLDLIVRQGKALYAGISNYRPEEAAQAISILKKLGTPCLIHQPKYSMFERWVEEGLLDLLEQEGVGCIPFSPLAQGLLTNKYLGGIPADSRVAKETGALQENQITEDKLSQIKRLNALAEQRGQTLAQMALAWLLKDPRITSVLIGASKPEQLLDSLKCLESPDFSSDELNAIEEILK from the coding sequence ATGGCTTATACTCCTGATTCAAATCGCTACGTAGCTATGCCTTATCGGCGTTGTGGTAAAAGCGGCTTAAAATTACCGGCCTTATCGCTCGGCTTGTGGCACAATTTCGGCCACGTAGATGTGCTCGAAAATTCCCGCAAAATTATTCATACGGCTTTTGATAAAGGCGTTACCCATTTTGATTTAGCCAATAACTACGGTCCGCCGCCCGGCTCCGCCGAAGAAAACTTCGGAAAAATTTTAAAGCAGGATTTAGCCCCTTACCGCGACGAATTAATCATTTCTTCTAAAGCGGGTTATACCATGTGGGATGGGCCTTACGGCGATTGGGGTTCTAAAAAATACCTGGTATCCAGTTTAGATCAAAGTTTGCAGCGCATGGGCTTAGAGTACGTGGATATATTTTACCACCACCGTCCCGACCCGGAAACCCCGCTGGAGGAAACCATGGGTACCTTGGATTTAATCGTACGGCAAGGAAAAGCCCTGTACGCGGGTATCTCTAATTACCGGCCCGAAGAAGCCGCCCAGGCCATTAGTATTTTAAAAAAACTAGGTACGCCGTGTCTGATTCATCAGCCCAAATATTCGATGTTCGAACGGTGGGTAGAAGAGGGGTTACTGGATTTACTGGAACAAGAAGGCGTCGGGTGTATTCCATTTTCGCCTTTAGCGCAAGGCTTACTCACGAATAAATACCTGGGCGGCATTCCCGCTGATTCTCGGGTGGCGAAAGAAACCGGGGCCTTACAAGAAAATCAGATCACCGAAGATAAGCTCTCGCAAATTAAAAGATTAAACGCCCTGGCCGAGCAACGCGGTCAGACTTTAGCGCAAATGGCTTTGGCCTGGCTGTTAAAAGATCCGCGTATTACTTCGGTATTAATTGGCGCCAGCAAACCCGAACAACTGCTCGATTCTTTAAAATGCCTGGAGAGCCCGGATTTTAGCTCCGATGAATTAAACGCTATAGAAGAAATTTTAAAATAA
- a CDS encoding tetratricopeptide repeat protein, with product MNRQHYFIYLIASLLTSVGCVWACKQTTQEKPTVNSAVSPAQEIKSLYDLGYQNLTDMDTVGAVAEILLQIAQKEPDALLKGKILKAKYFWLTGSYQNAMRDGVQALALAQRTELNPELPVIYSMLGNLYKEKKNYPKALECAEKGLQAAQALKDTTNIIF from the coding sequence TTGAACCGACAGCATTATTTTATTTATCTAATAGCTTCGTTGCTGACGAGTGTTGGCTGTGTATGGGCTTGTAAGCAAACAACCCAAGAAAAACCAACGGTAAATTCCGCCGTATCCCCGGCTCAAGAAATTAAATCGCTGTACGACTTGGGCTACCAGAACCTAACCGATATGGATACAGTAGGAGCGGTAGCGGAAATATTGCTGCAAATAGCACAAAAGGAACCCGATGCTTTATTAAAAGGAAAAATTTTAAAAGCTAAATATTTTTGGCTGACTGGTAGTTACCAAAATGCCATGCGGGATGGGGTGCAGGCTTTAGCTTTGGCCCAGCGCACCGAATTAAACCCCGAATTACCGGTTATCTACTCCATGTTGGGTAACCTGTATAAAGAGAAAAAAAACTACCCCAAAGCTCTGGAATGCGCGGAGAAAGGGCTGCAAGCAGCCCAAGCGCTAAAAGATACCACCAATATTATTTTTTAA
- a CDS encoding histidine kinase dimerization/phosphoacceptor domain -containing protein → MFTRSYGTEIKDTALITKSLPIHLAGLQLAESSDKFEKDRTPYYNNIAQYYLYDQQDYPKAIYYGNKALAIGTKNKQLASLHYTYNWLGEAYFALGERTKGLNFLKKALQTAQKVNRPYRVMELYQVLARYHQQTGDYQKALHLFTKYDLLRDSLALLDNLRQMNELEVQYQAGKKDQEINVLKQIQKTRSLQISWTLGVIGILVVSGVVFGLQFRTIQQKNRLLHTQNGQINEQAEQLKLLMKELHHRVKNNLQIVSSLLRLQSNRLVDEDARKAVKVGRQRIEAMSLIHRSLYQQNNPNLVNMREYITDLLESLMESFGVDKAQLNLKLCISVAELDVDKALPLGLIINEWVTNAFKYAYQQVPEPQLQVELHNTNGLQLLIRDNGPGLPATVWEKPQTSFGLKLVKVLSKQLNGTCAVENQGGTTFKLHIPEVILKKAS, encoded by the coding sequence ATGTTTACGCGGAGTTACGGCACCGAAATAAAAGATACTGCTTTAATCACAAAATCCTTACCCATCCATTTAGCCGGCCTGCAATTAGCCGAAAGCTCCGATAAGTTTGAAAAGGACCGTACGCCTTATTATAATAATATTGCTCAGTATTACCTCTACGATCAGCAAGACTACCCGAAGGCTATTTATTACGGCAATAAGGCTTTAGCTATTGGTACCAAAAATAAGCAACTGGCTTCCTTGCATTATACCTATAATTGGTTGGGCGAAGCTTACTTTGCGCTCGGCGAAAGAACAAAAGGACTAAATTTTTTAAAAAAAGCTTTACAAACTGCCCAAAAGGTAAACAGGCCTTACCGGGTTATGGAGTTATACCAAGTACTTGCCCGTTACCACCAACAAACCGGCGATTACCAAAAAGCTTTACATTTATTTACCAAATACGATTTGCTACGCGACTCGCTGGCCTTGCTGGATAATTTACGCCAGATGAACGAACTGGAAGTACAATACCAGGCCGGTAAAAAAGATCAGGAAATTAATGTGCTGAAACAAATTCAGAAAACGAGGTCGCTGCAAATTTCCTGGACTTTAGGCGTTATTGGTATTTTAGTAGTATCGGGCGTTGTTTTTGGTCTCCAATTCCGCACCATCCAACAAAAAAACCGTTTGCTGCATACCCAAAACGGGCAAATTAACGAACAAGCCGAACAGTTAAAACTGCTGATGAAAGAGCTGCACCACCGGGTAAAAAATAATCTACAGATTGTATCGAGCTTGTTGCGTTTGCAATCGAACCGGCTGGTAGACGAAGACGCCCGGAAAGCCGTGAAAGTCGGGCGGCAACGCATTGAGGCCATGTCGTTAATTCACCGGAGCTTATACCAGCAAAACAACCCGAACCTGGTAAATATGCGCGAGTACATCACCGATTTGCTCGAAAGTTTAATGGAAAGTTTTGGGGTAGACAAAGCGCAGTTAAATTTAAAATTATGCATATCCGTGGCCGAACTGGACGTAGACAAAGCGTTACCGCTGGGTTTAATTATTAACGAATGGGTGACCAACGCTTTTAAATACGCCTACCAGCAAGTGCCCGAACCGCAGTTACAGGTTGAACTCCATAATACCAATGGCCTGCAATTACTTATCCGGGATAACGGGCCGGGTTTACCGGCTACTGTCTGGGAAAAACCGCAAACTTCGTTTGGTTTAAAATTAGTGAAAGTACTCAGCAAGCAATTAAACGGTACCTGCGCCGTAGAAAATCAGGGGGGAACTACTTTTAAGTTGCACATTCCGGAAGTAATTTTAAAAAAAGCAAGCTGA
- a CDS encoding response regulator: MNHPDGRVHILIVEDEGILALGLEDTLLQDGYQVAGIADNGPEAMALLKENPVDLVLLDIHIKGDWDGIETARQIRAIKDIPFIYLTAFADEATVNRAKDTFPAAYLTKPYQPANLRIAIEMALHQFAFRKSTTEAKVIPLNKPVEKDKTNPSAETILAINDAIFVKQNYRFLKIVLTDILLLEADSNFTYIYTRENKFILRCALQHVLEKINLPQLIRVHRSFAVNLQHLETFNDSFIVIGKHEVPLGRNYKEEFFKNFNFL, from the coding sequence ATGAACCATCCAGACGGCCGGGTGCACATCTTAATCGTAGAAGACGAAGGTATATTGGCCTTAGGCCTGGAAGACACCTTGCTGCAGGACGGTTACCAGGTGGCCGGGATTGCCGATAACGGGCCGGAAGCCATGGCTTTGTTAAAAGAAAATCCCGTAGATCTGGTTTTACTCGATATTCATATTAAAGGCGACTGGGACGGCATTGAAACGGCCCGGCAAATTCGCGCCATTAAAGATATTCCGTTTATTTACCTCACCGCCTTTGCCGACGAAGCCACCGTGAACCGCGCGAAAGATACGTTTCCGGCCGCTTACCTTACCAAACCCTACCAGCCGGCCAACCTGCGCATTGCCATCGAAATGGCCCTGCACCAATTCGCTTTCCGGAAATCCACCACCGAAGCCAAAGTAATTCCGTTGAACAAACCCGTCGAAAAAGACAAAACCAACCCTTCCGCTGAAACCATTCTGGCTATTAACGATGCTATTTTTGTAAAGCAAAACTACCGCTTCCTCAAGATTGTTCTGACCGATATTTTGCTGCTGGAGGCCGACAGTAATTTTACCTACATCTACACCCGCGAGAATAAATTTATTTTGCGTTGCGCCCTGCAACACGTCCTCGAAAAAATAAACTTACCCCAGTTAATCCGGGTGCACCGGTCCTTTGCCGTTAATCTGCAGCACCTCGAAACCTTTAACGATAGCTTTATCGTGATTGGTAAGCACGAAGTGCCGCTGGGCCGCAACTACAAAGAAGAATTTTTTAAAAATTTTAATTTTTTGTAG